The Symphalangus syndactylus isolate Jambi chromosome 11, NHGRI_mSymSyn1-v2.1_pri, whole genome shotgun sequence genome contains a region encoding:
- the NQO1 gene encoding NAD(P)H dehydrogenase [quinone] 1 isoform X3, producing MAGRRALIVLAHSERTSFNYAMKEAAVAALQKKGWEVVESDLYAMNFNPIISRKDITGKLKDPANFQYPAESVLAYKEGRLSPDIVAEQKKLEAADLVIFQFPLQWFGVPAILKGWFERVFVGEFAYTYTAMYDKGPFQSGILHFCGFQVLEPQLTYSIGHTPADARIQILEGWKKRLENIWDETPLYFAPSSLFDLNFQAGFLMKKEVQDEEKNKKFGLSVGHHLGKSIPTDNQIKARK from the exons ATGGCCG gCAGAAGAGCACTGATCGTACTGGCTCACTCAGAGAGGACATCCTTCAACTATGCCATGAAGGAGGCTGCTGTAGCAGCTTTGCAGAAGAAAGGATGGGAGGTGGTGGAGTCAGACCTCTATGCCATGAACTTCAATCCCATCATTTCCAGAAAGGACATCACAG GTAAACTGAAGGACCCTGCGAACTTTCAGTATCCTGCCGAGTCTGTTCTGGCTTATAAAGAAGGCCGTCTGAGCCCAGATATTGTGGCTGAACAAAAGAAGCTGGAAGCCGCAGACCTTGTGATATTCCAG TTCCCCCTGCAGTGGTTTGGAGTCCCTGCCATTCTGAAAGGCTGGTTTGAGCGAGTGTTCGTAGGAGAGTTTGCTTACACGTACACTGCCATGTATGACAAAGGACCCTTCCAG AGTGGCATTCTGCATTTCTGTGGCTTCCAAGTCTTAGAACCTCAGCTGACATATAGCATTGGGCACACTCCAGCAGATGCCCGAATTCAGATCCTGGAAGGATGGAAGAAACGCCTGGAGAATATTTGGGATGAGACACCACTGTATTTTGCTCCAAGCAGCCTCTTTGACCTAAACTTCCAGGCAGGATTCTTAATGAAAAAAGAGGTACAGGAtgaggagaaaaacaagaaatttggCCTTTCTGTGGGCCATCACTTGGGCAAGTCCATCCCAACTGACAACCAGATCAAAGCTAGAAAATGA
- the NQO1 gene encoding NAD(P)H dehydrogenase [quinone] 1 isoform X2 → MAGRRALIVLAHSERTSFNYAMKEAAVAALQKKGWEVVESDLYAMNFNPIISRKDITGKLKDPANFQYPAESVLAYKEGRLSPDIVAEQKKLEAADLVIFQFPLQWFGVPAILKGWFERVFVGEFAYTYTAMYDKGPFQSKKAVLSITTGGSGSMYSLQGIHGDMNVILWPIQSGILHFCGFQVLEPQLTYSIGHTPADARIQILEGWKKRLENIWDETPLYFAPSSLFDLNFQAGFLMKKEKSSHPTVSMI, encoded by the exons ATGGCCG gCAGAAGAGCACTGATCGTACTGGCTCACTCAGAGAGGACATCCTTCAACTATGCCATGAAGGAGGCTGCTGTAGCAGCTTTGCAGAAGAAAGGATGGGAGGTGGTGGAGTCAGACCTCTATGCCATGAACTTCAATCCCATCATTTCCAGAAAGGACATCACAG GTAAACTGAAGGACCCTGCGAACTTTCAGTATCCTGCCGAGTCTGTTCTGGCTTATAAAGAAGGCCGTCTGAGCCCAGATATTGTGGCTGAACAAAAGAAGCTGGAAGCCGCAGACCTTGTGATATTCCAG TTCCCCCTGCAGTGGTTTGGAGTCCCTGCCATTCTGAAAGGCTGGTTTGAGCGAGTGTTCGTAGGAGAGTTTGCTTACACGTACACTGCCATGTATGACAAAGGACCCTTCCAG AGTAAGAAGGCCGTGCTTTCCATCACCACTGGTGGCAGCGGCTCCATGTACTCTCTGCAAGGGATTCACGGGGACATGAATGTCATTCTCTGGCCAATTCAg AGTGGCATTCTGCATTTCTGTGGCTTCCAAGTCTTAGAACCTCAGCTGACATATAGCATTGGGCACACTCCAGCAGATGCCCGAATTCAGATCCTGGAAGGATGGAAGAAACGCCTGGAGAATATTTGGGATGAGACACCACTGTATTTTGCTCCAAGCAGCCTCTTTGACCTAAACTTCCAGGCAGGATTCTTAATGAAAAAAGAG
- the NQO1 gene encoding NAD(P)H dehydrogenase [quinone] 1 isoform X1, with translation MAGRRALIVLAHSERTSFNYAMKEAAVAALQKKGWEVVESDLYAMNFNPIISRKDITGKLKDPANFQYPAESVLAYKEGRLSPDIVAEQKKLEAADLVIFQFPLQWFGVPAILKGWFERVFVGEFAYTYTAMYDKGPFQSKKAVLSITTGGSGSMYSLQGIHGDMNVILWPIQSGILHFCGFQVLEPQLTYSIGHTPADARIQILEGWKKRLENIWDETPLYFAPSSLFDLNFQAGFLMKKEVQDEEKNKKFGLSVGHHLGKSIPTDNQIKARK, from the exons ATGGCCG gCAGAAGAGCACTGATCGTACTGGCTCACTCAGAGAGGACATCCTTCAACTATGCCATGAAGGAGGCTGCTGTAGCAGCTTTGCAGAAGAAAGGATGGGAGGTGGTGGAGTCAGACCTCTATGCCATGAACTTCAATCCCATCATTTCCAGAAAGGACATCACAG GTAAACTGAAGGACCCTGCGAACTTTCAGTATCCTGCCGAGTCTGTTCTGGCTTATAAAGAAGGCCGTCTGAGCCCAGATATTGTGGCTGAACAAAAGAAGCTGGAAGCCGCAGACCTTGTGATATTCCAG TTCCCCCTGCAGTGGTTTGGAGTCCCTGCCATTCTGAAAGGCTGGTTTGAGCGAGTGTTCGTAGGAGAGTTTGCTTACACGTACACTGCCATGTATGACAAAGGACCCTTCCAG AGTAAGAAGGCCGTGCTTTCCATCACCACTGGTGGCAGCGGCTCCATGTACTCTCTGCAAGGGATTCACGGGGACATGAATGTCATTCTCTGGCCAATTCAg AGTGGCATTCTGCATTTCTGTGGCTTCCAAGTCTTAGAACCTCAGCTGACATATAGCATTGGGCACACTCCAGCAGATGCCCGAATTCAGATCCTGGAAGGATGGAAGAAACGCCTGGAGAATATTTGGGATGAGACACCACTGTATTTTGCTCCAAGCAGCCTCTTTGACCTAAACTTCCAGGCAGGATTCTTAATGAAAAAAGAGGTACAGGAtgaggagaaaaacaagaaatttggCCTTTCTGTGGGCCATCACTTGGGCAAGTCCATCCCAACTGACAACCAGATCAAAGCTAGAAAATGA
- the NQO1 gene encoding NAD(P)H dehydrogenase [quinone] 1 isoform X4: MAGRRALIVLAHSERTSFNYAMKEAAVAALQKKGWEVVESDLYAMNFNPIISRKDITGKLKDPANFQYPAESVLAYKEGRLSPDIVAEQKKLEAADLVIFQSKKAVLSITTGGSGSMYSLQGIHGDMNVILWPIQSGILHFCGFQVLEPQLTYSIGHTPADARIQILEGWKKRLENIWDETPLYFAPSSLFDLNFQAGFLMKKEVQDEEKNKKFGLSVGHHLGKSIPTDNQIKARK, from the exons ATGGCCG gCAGAAGAGCACTGATCGTACTGGCTCACTCAGAGAGGACATCCTTCAACTATGCCATGAAGGAGGCTGCTGTAGCAGCTTTGCAGAAGAAAGGATGGGAGGTGGTGGAGTCAGACCTCTATGCCATGAACTTCAATCCCATCATTTCCAGAAAGGACATCACAG GTAAACTGAAGGACCCTGCGAACTTTCAGTATCCTGCCGAGTCTGTTCTGGCTTATAAAGAAGGCCGTCTGAGCCCAGATATTGTGGCTGAACAAAAGAAGCTGGAAGCCGCAGACCTTGTGATATTCCAG AGTAAGAAGGCCGTGCTTTCCATCACCACTGGTGGCAGCGGCTCCATGTACTCTCTGCAAGGGATTCACGGGGACATGAATGTCATTCTCTGGCCAATTCAg AGTGGCATTCTGCATTTCTGTGGCTTCCAAGTCTTAGAACCTCAGCTGACATATAGCATTGGGCACACTCCAGCAGATGCCCGAATTCAGATCCTGGAAGGATGGAAGAAACGCCTGGAGAATATTTGGGATGAGACACCACTGTATTTTGCTCCAAGCAGCCTCTTTGACCTAAACTTCCAGGCAGGATTCTTAATGAAAAAAGAGGTACAGGAtgaggagaaaaacaagaaatttggCCTTTCTGTGGGCCATCACTTGGGCAAGTCCATCCCAACTGACAACCAGATCAAAGCTAGAAAATGA